The DNA sequence CGGCCTCGGCCTCGGCGGACTCCTCGTGGAACGCCGCCAGCTCCTCGGCGGTCTGCTCCAGGACCTTCTCGTCGACGTCCGGCACCGTCACCAGGCCGTCGATCGCGTCCAGCACGGTGTCCCACTTCGTCGACACCGTCTCGGACAGGTCGTTCCACACCTGCACGCCGACGCTCCCGGTGAACGGGAGGGTGCCCTGGTCGAGCAGCGAGAAGCCCTCGGTCGAGTCGAGGATCTCGTGGACCTCTTCGAGGTCGCAGACGTCGGCGAGCGAGCGCACGATGCCGACGATCTCGGCCAGCTCGGCGATGTGCCAGACGTCCGGCTCCTCGGCGACGAGCTCCGGCACGCCGACGAGGTCGTACGTGTGGTCTTCGTCCGGGATCAGCTCGGGCACGTTCAGCGACGGCACCGCGTCCCACGCCGGGTGGTCGATCAGGTCGTGCCGCTCCGACGTGCGGACGAAGGCGGCCAGGTGCGCGGCGTCCGGGAAGGCGTACAGGTCGTCCTCGTCGCCGAGGAACGCTTCCCACTCCTCGCCGTCTTCCCGCCAGCGCGGGGCCCACAGGGTGACGACGTCGCCCTGCGGCAGCCCGAGTTCGATCGGGATGATGTCCTGTGCCATTCCTAAGCCCTCCGGTGTACCGCCCGTGTGCGCGCGACACCGTATCTCCCGGTCGAAGCGCGGTAACGCGAAGCCTACGGGTTTACCACGCGCGATGCGATCGCCCCTGCCGACTTTGCGACGAGCGGATGGCACGATGGACGCCTGATGACTCTCACAGACCTCCTGCCTGCGGATCCCGACCCCGACGCCCTCTTCGAAGCGTTCACGACCTGGACGGCCGATCGGGGCATCGAGCTGTACCCGGCGCAGGAGGAGGCGGTGATGGAGGTCGTCTCCGGATCGAACGTCATCCTCTCGACGCCGACCGGCTCCGGGAAGAGCCTCGTCGCCGTCGGCGCGCACTTCACCGCGCTCGCCCAGGGCCGCCGCAGCTACTACACCGCGCCCATCAAGGCCCTCGTCTCGGAGAAGTTCTTCCAGCTCATCGAGATCTTCGGCGCCGACAACGTCGGGATGATGACCGGTGACTCCAGCGTCAACCCGGACGCCCCGATCATCTGCTGCACGGCCGAAATCCTGGCGAACATCGCGTTGCGGTTCGGCGCCGAGGCGCCGGTCGGGCAGGTCGTGGCCGACGAGTTCCACTTCTACTCCGAGCCCGACCGCGGCTGGGCGTGGCAGGTGCCGCTGCTGGAGCTGCCGAAGGCCCAGTTCGTCCTGATGTCGGCGACCCTGGGCGACGTGTCCTTCTTCGAGAAGGACCTCACCCGCCGCACCGGCAAGCCGACCGCCGTCGTCACGTCGGCGCAGCGCCCGGTGCCGCTGACCTTCCGCTACGCGCTGACGCCGTTGCACGAGACCATGTCCGAGCTGCTCAACGGTGGTCAGGCGCCGGTCTACGTCGTGCACTTCTCGCAGGCCGCGGCGATCGAGCGGGCGCAGACGCTGATGAGCATCAACGTCACGACCAAGGCCGAAAAGGAGGCCATCGCCGAGCTGATCGGCGACTTCCGGTTCTCCGCCGGCTTCGGCAAGACGCTCTCGCGGCTGGTCCGCCACGGCATCGGGGTGCACCACGCCGGCATGCTGCCGAAGTACCGCCGATTGGTCGAGACCTTGGCCCAGTCCGGGCTGCTCAAGGTGATCTGCGGGACCGACACCCTCGGCGTCGGCATCAACGTGCCGATCCGGACGGTGGTCTTCTCCGCACTGACCAAGTACGACGGCGTCCGCCAGCGCCACCTCAAGGCGCGCGAGTTCCACCAGATCGCCGGCCGCGCCGGGCGCGCGGGCTACGACACCGACGGCTACGTCGTCGTGCAGGCGCCCGACCACGTCGTCGAGAACGCCAAGGCCCTGGAGAAGGCGGGCGACGACCCGAAGAAGAAAAAGAAGATCGTCCGGAAGAAGGCCCCGGAGGGGTTCGTCAACTGGACCGAGAGCACCTTCGACCGGCTCATCGCGGCCGAGCCCGAGCCGCTGACGTCCAGCTTCAAGGTCACGCACTCGATGCTGCTCAACGTGATCTCGCGGCCGGGCAACGCCTTCGACTCGATGCGCCACCTCCTGGAGGACAACCACGAGGACCGCGCGTCGCAGCGCAAGCTGATCCTGCGCGCCATCGCGATCTACCGCGCGCTGCTCGCCGCCGGCGTCGTCGAACGGCTGTCCGAACCGGACGAGCAGGGCCGGATCATCCGGCTCACCGTCGACCTGCAGTTCGACTTCGCGCTCAACCAGCCGCTGTCGCCGTTCGCGCTGGCCGCGATCGACCTGTTCGACCTCGAGTCGCCGAGCTACCCGCTCGACGTCGTGTCCACTGTGGAATCCACTGTGGACAACCCGCGGCCGGTGCTGTCGCAGCAGCAGTTCAAGGCGCGCGGCGAGGCCGTGAACGCGATGAAGGCCGAGGGCATCGAGTACGACGAGCGGATGGAGCTGCTCGAGAACGTCACCTACCCGAAGCCGCTGGAAGAGCTGCTGCAGGGCGCGTTCCACAGCTACCGGCAGGGCCACCCGTGGGTCGACGACTACGAGCTTTCGCCGAAGTCCGTGGTGCG is a window from the Amycolatopsis sp. cg9 genome containing:
- a CDS encoding DEAD/DEAH box helicase encodes the protein MTLTDLLPADPDPDALFEAFTTWTADRGIELYPAQEEAVMEVVSGSNVILSTPTGSGKSLVAVGAHFTALAQGRRSYYTAPIKALVSEKFFQLIEIFGADNVGMMTGDSSVNPDAPIICCTAEILANIALRFGAEAPVGQVVADEFHFYSEPDRGWAWQVPLLELPKAQFVLMSATLGDVSFFEKDLTRRTGKPTAVVTSAQRPVPLTFRYALTPLHETMSELLNGGQAPVYVVHFSQAAAIERAQTLMSINVTTKAEKEAIAELIGDFRFSAGFGKTLSRLVRHGIGVHHAGMLPKYRRLVETLAQSGLLKVICGTDTLGVGINVPIRTVVFSALTKYDGVRQRHLKAREFHQIAGRAGRAGYDTDGYVVVQAPDHVVENAKALEKAGDDPKKKKKIVRKKAPEGFVNWTESTFDRLIAAEPEPLTSSFKVTHSMLLNVISRPGNAFDSMRHLLEDNHEDRASQRKLILRAIAIYRALLAAGVVERLSEPDEQGRIIRLTVDLQFDFALNQPLSPFALAAIDLFDLESPSYPLDVVSTVESTVDNPRPVLSQQQFKARGEAVNAMKAEGIEYDERMELLENVTYPKPLEELLQGAFHSYRQGHPWVDDYELSPKSVVRDMYERAMNFVEYIGFYQLARSEGLVLRYLADVYDALRHTVPDEAKTEPLQDLIEWLGELVRQVDSSLLDEWEALRHPSEEGPVSHRPPELPPAVTRNERAFRVLVRNELFRRVELFARRAWNVLGELDAASGWDAEAWEDAIEDYFEEYETLGTGPDARGPALLMIEQQPDVWKVRQIFDDPAGDHDWGISAEVDLAASDEAGSAVIRVTAVGAH